From the genome of Glycine max cultivar Williams 82 chromosome 2, Glycine_max_v4.0, whole genome shotgun sequence, one region includes:
- the LOC100781657 gene encoding BTB/POZ domain-containing protein At2g24240 — protein MGVQKDRVKFNVGGRVMETTSTTLANAGRNSMFGAMFDDNWNLIPNNDDNNNNERFIDRNPDCFAILLDLLRTGELYVPPDIPEKLLYREALYYGLLDHVRAAKWGPFDGNRLRLSRSLQGQAPGDGTAIRAGPDGGCCVAHGSMVHVYDWMLDEHPPLNLDYQRVNDVGWVDSDNIVIGVSERLGRGDGGMGLFSSHTGELRYKFHVCHDNQVKSYTAGALSFSSDYKIFSSCKGRSNEYGVGVWDQVTGKQIDFFYEPLGWSLGDADKLQWMEGSNCLLVATMFPRKDNCYISLLDFRDKKMVWCWSDVGAPFAVDEKRVRDAIAMEDNNSICVVNEFEDLGFMDLRSSAANSIRWSSRSRLMKGKMPEEPCYPKLALHGGQLFSSMNDCISVFCGPEWVLTSRLRRSYGGSICDFSIGGDRLFALHSEENVVDIWETPTPPII, from the coding sequence ATGGGGGTTCAAAAAGACAGGGTGAAATTCAACGTGGGTGGCAGGGTGATGGAAACAACATCCACAACCCTCGCCAATGCTGGGCGCAATTCAATGTTCGGCGCAATGTTCGACGACAATTGGAACCTAATACCAAACAAcgacgacaacaacaacaacgaaaGATTCATCGATCGCAACCCGGATTGCTTCGCGATTCTCCTCGATCTGCTCCGAACCGGCGAGCTCTACGTCCCACCCGATATCCCGGAGAAGCTCCTCTACAGGGAGGCCCTCTACTACGGCCTATTGGACCACGTGCGCGCCGCCAAGTGGGGCCCATTCGACGGCAACAGGTTAAGGTTGTCGCGGTCTCTGCAGGGCCAGGCACCGGGCGACGGAACCGCCATTCGGGCGGGCCCGGATGGCGGCTGCTGCGTTGCGCATGGCAGCATGGTTCATGTCTATGATTGGATGTTGGATGAACACCCACCTCTTAACCTTGATTACCAGAGGGTCAACGATGTTGGTTGGGTTGACTCCGACAACATCGTCATCGGAGTCAGCGAGCGCCTTGGGCGGGGCGACGGCGGGATGGGGCTGTTCAGCTCCCACACCGGAGAGCTTAGGTACAAGTTTCACGTTTGTCATGACAATCAGGTGAAGAGTTACACTGCTGGGGCTTTGAGTTTTAGTTCGGATTACAAGATATTTTCTAGTTGCAAAGGGAGGAGTAATGAGTATGGGGTTGGAGTTTGGGACCAGGTTACTGGGAAGCAGATTGATTTCTTCTACGAGCCTTTGGGGTGGTCTCTTGGGGATGCTGATAAGCTTCAGTGGATGGAAGGGAGCAATTGTTTGTTGGTGGCTACCATGTTTCCTAGGAAGGACAACTGTTACATTAGTCTTTTGGATTTCAGGGACAAGAAGATGGTGTGGTGTTGGTCTGATGTGGGGGCTCCTTTTGCCGTGGATGAGAAACGGGTCAGGGATGCTATTGCCATGGAGGATAATAACTCCATTTGTGTGGTCAATGAGTTTGAGGATTTGGGGTTCATGGATTTGAGAAGTTCTGCTGCCAATAGCATTAGGTGGAGCTCCAGGAGTAGGTTGATGAAGGGGAAGATGCCTGAGGAACCTTGTTATCCTAAACTGGCATTGCATGGGGGACAGCTTTTTTCGTCCATGAATGATTGTATTTCGGTGTTCTGTGGTCCTGAATGGGTTTTGACGTCTAGGCTCAGACGAAGCTATGGTGGTTCAATTTGTGATTTTTCCATTGGAGGGGATAGGCTTTTCGCGCTTCATAGTGAGGAGAATGTGGTTGATATTTGGGAGACTCCAACACCACCaattatatga
- the LOC100786606 gene encoding LOW QUALITY PROTEIN: ubiquitin carboxyl-terminal hydrolase 23-like (The sequence of the model RefSeq protein was modified relative to this genomic sequence to represent the inferred CDS: deleted 1 base in 1 codon) yields MAETIVIQTEPPNPPDPSSSTTIATPLLSRNIVFLPVKKPFKGFSNDFHIETLNPSSSEPRPSGSVAKKHDASEFSEYGLDPELSFGITFRRIGAGLRNLGNTCFLNSVLQCLTYTEPLAAYLQSGKHKTSCHVAGFCALCAIQNHVSRALQSTGRILSPEDLVGNLRCISRNFRNARQEDAHEYMVNLLECMHKCCLPSGIPSESPGAYEKSFVHKIFGGRLRSQVKCHQCSYCSNKFDPFLDLSLEIFKADSLQKALSNFTAAEWLDGGEKEYHCQRCKQKVRALKQLTIHKAPYVLTIHLKRFHAHDPGQKIKKKIQFGCALDLKPFVSGSYDGDVKYSLYGVLVHAGSSTHSGHYYCYVRTSNNMWYTLDDNRVSHVSEREVLNQQAYMLFYVRDRKNIVPRKPVDIAKKENMKTNVNGNRESSTSNHVLQEYPNGTIENKAEKDALVLQKHNVILAESLMQSKRHGSELSSKAQAQNDSPDGLSVAKSELGCLSSLDHSGKDYSLPHNLKSLAAPVGEKNNLRYENVISKEGIKDSPSIVPSSTNPQNGELTTDGKCQSPKKNLVKIVDVAAPQDSSTNMTNGICPKTSLIHPKVNHQLGTSAIGSVCEKASSMTYEDLVGSQGLVLNESVNTSLNTASLNQKPVKKSKKKFLRYQVSWMHLRPIFHYMVYLGPRKKNHKRSKRRTLGMKNPNKDKMDKLAFSSEDAKPVVFPLLLSCSESKATKAGYRPGANFKSSDESLIENRAEGEFRKRIDHSCAVLASAAQIEIISGSGSIVSQFEARQADSAQDSRRDQMHNGLMSMLSRGLEETVVARWDDIELPSSQHLESKNDKLVSIGYVGDEWDEEYDKGKRKKIRGFKHSFGGPNLFQEIAVEKSKFKRAKFDQSCSGNPPFRI; encoded by the exons ATGGCTGAAACCATCGTGATCCAAACGGAGCCTCCGAATCCGCCAGATCCTTCTTCGTCCACTACTATCGCCACTCCCTTGTTGTCGAGAAACATCGTGTTTCTTCCCGTCAAGAAGCCCTTCAAGGGTTTCTCCAACGATTTCCACATCGAAACCCTAAACCCTTCCTCCTCCGAGCCTCGACCCTCCGGTTCCGTCGCTAAGAAACACGACGCTTCCGAATTCTCCGAGTACGGCTTGGATCCGGAGCTCAGCTTCGGAATTACCTTCCGAAGAATA GGAGCTGGATTGCGAAATCTGGGAAACACTTGTTTTCTGAACTCCGTATTGCAGTGTTTGACATATACAGAACCTCTAGCTGCGTATCTGCAAAGTGGGAAGCATAAAACTTCAT GCCACGTTGCTGGATTTTGTGCTCTGTGTGCAATACAGAATCATGTTAGTCGTGCACTGCAATCGACTGGGAGAATATTATCCCCAGAGGATTTGGTTGGGAATCTACGAT GCATATCAAGAAATTTCCGAAATGCAAGGCAGGAAGATGCACACGAGTATATGGTGAACTTACTTGAGTGTATGCATAAATGTTGCCTGCCTTCTGGCATACCAAGTGAATCACCTGGTGCTTATGAGAAAAGTTTTGTTCATAAAATTTTTGGTGGTCGTCTCAGGAGTCAG GTGAAATGCCACCAGTGTTCTTATTGCTCCAACAAATTTGATCCTTTCTTAGATTTAAGTCTTGAAATATTCAAGGCAGATTCATTGCAAAAAGCACTTTCAAATTTTACGGCTGCAGAATGGTTGGATGGAGGGGAGAAGGAGTACCATTGTCAACGGTGCAAACAGAAAGTTAGGGCTCTCAAACAGCTAACAATTCATAAGGCACCTTATGTGCTAACGATCCACTTAAAGCGGTTTCACGCCCATGATCCTggacaaaagattaaaaagaagaTTCAATTTGGCTGTGCACTGGACTTGAAACCTTTTGTCAGTGGCTCGTAT GATGGAGATGTAAAGTACTCTCTATATGGCGTTCTGGTTCATGCTGGTTCCAGCACTCATTCTGGACACTATTACTGCTATGTTCGCACTTCAAATAACATGTGGTATACCTTGGATGACAACCGG GTAAGTCATGTCAGTGAGCGGGAAGTTTTAAACCAGCAAGCATACATGTTGTTTTATGTTCGtgatagaaaaaatattgttcCAAGGAAGCCTGTTGACATTGCTAAGAAGGAAAATATGAAGACTAATGTGAATGGAAATAGAGAATCTTCAACTTCAAACCATGTATTGCAGGAATATCCAAATGGTACCATCGAAAATAAAGCCGAGAAGGATGCTCTAGTTCTGCAAAAGCATAATGTCATATTAGCAGAAAGCTTGATGCAAAGTAAAAGACATGGATCTGAACTTTCTTCCAAGGCCCAGGCACAGAATGACTCACCAGATGGACTGTCTGTAGCTAAATCAGAACTTGGATGCTTGTCATCATTA GATCACTCTGGAAAAGATTATAGTCTCCCTCATAATCTGAAATCTTTGGCTGCACCagttggagaaaaaaataatttgcgcTATGAGAATGTAATTTCAAAAGAGGGCATTAAAGATTCTCCTTCAATAGTGCCCTCATCCACTAATCCCCAGAATGGTGAACTCACTACTGATGGAAAATGTCAGTCTCCGAAG AAAAATCTTGTCAAGATAGTTGATGTTGCTGCACCTCAAGATTCAAGCACAAATATGACCAATGGCATTTGCCCTAAGACATCACTAATTCATCCGAAAGTTAACCATCAG ctTGGAACTTCTGCAATTGGTTCGGTGTGTGAGAAAGCAAGTAGCATGACGTATGAAGATCTGGTTGGTTCTCAGGGACTGGTTCTTAACGAGTCAGTAAATACATCTTTGAATACAGCGAGTCTTAATCAAAAGCCtgtgaaaaaatcaaaaaagaagTTCCTTAGGTATCAGGTATCTTGGATGCATCTTCGCCCAATCTTCCATTACATGGTATACTTGGGCCCACGGAAGAAGAATCACAAAAGAAGTAAACGCCGCACTTTGGGTATGAAGAATCCAAACAAAGACAAGATGGATAAGCTTGCTTTCTCATCAGAAGATGCCAAACCTGTTGTATTTCCTTTGTTATTAAGTTGCTCTGAAAGTAAAGCAACCAAGGCTGGTTATAGACCTGGTGCTAATTTTAAATCTAGTGATGAATCTCTGATAGAAAATAGGGCTGAAGGGGAATTTAGGAAGAGAATTGATCATAGCTGTGCTGTGCTTGCATCAGCGGCGCAAATTGAAATTATATCCGGGAGTGGTTCAATAGTAAGTCAATTTGAAGCTAGACAGGCTGATAGTGCACAAGATAGCAGAAGAGATCAAATGCATAATGGTTTAATGAGTATGCTTAGTCGAGGTCTGGAGGAGACAGTTG TTGCACGTTGGGATGATATAGAATTACCTTCATCTCAGCATTTGGAGTCAAAGAATGACAAACTTGTCAGCATTGGATATGTCGGGGATGAATG GGATGAAGAATATgataaagggaagaggaagaagataaGGGGCTTCAAGCATAGCTTTGGTGGGCCTAATCTTTTTCAAGAAATTGCAGTCGAGAAATCGAAGTTTAAAAGGGCAAAGTTTGACCAATCTTGCTCAGGGAACCCTCCATTTAGGATATGA